GCGACAGACATGGCTACGCTTACCCGTTTTTACAGCACGGTAAAACCATGGGGTTTTTGGAAACCCGTTCATGAAACGCTGTTGCAAGAGCATCCCGATTTTGTTGCCAATAAAAGATTCAAACTCGACATGTTCAATGTGGTGTTGGGCATCATCGCACAATGCTGCCTCACCATTCTGCCGATGTACATCGTATTGTGGATGAAGTTGCCGCTGCTCATCACCATAGCAGTATTAACGGTTATTGTAGTGGTGCTGAAATACACCTGGTGGAATAAACTGGAAGATTAGCGCATAAAAAGACAAGCATGAAAGAAAAATTTTACAGCCGTTTTGCTCAACTGACTGCACAGCATGAATTGCTGTTACATCGTCCTAACCAGGCCAGTGCAGATACCAACGGAATTGTTCAACGATACACACATCCTGTACTCACAGCAGCACATGTGCCGCTGGGGTGGCGATATGATTTGAATCCGAAAGACAATCCTTATCTGATGGAACGCATTGCTGTGAATGCAGTGCTCAATGCAGGTGCTATCAAGTGGCAAAACAAATACTTGCTGATGGCGAGGGTAGAAGGTGCCGATCGCAAATCATATTTTGCCATTGCAGAAAGTGAGGATGGTGTTCAGGGATTTCGTTTTTGGGATACACCTTGTGTTATTCCCGAAACAGACGATCCCGATACGAATGTGTATGACATTCGTTTGGTAGCGCATGAAGACGGATGGATATACGGATTGTTTTGTACCGAAAGAAGAGCGAAGGGTGTGCCCGCTTCTGATCAATCTTCAGCAGTAGCACAATGCGGCATTGTACGTACACACGATTTAAAAACATGGGAACGCTTGCCCGATTTGATAACACCATCGCCACAGCAACGCAACGTAGTTTTGCATCCTGAGTTTGTACAAGGCAAGTATGCTTTTTACACCCGTCCGCAAGATGGCTTTATTGATGCCGGCAGAGGTGGTGGTATCGGACTTGGATTTGCGACAAGTATGGAGCAGGCAGTTATTACAGAAGAACTACTACTGGATAAAAAAATGTACCATACGGTATATGAGTTGAAAAACGGGTTAGGGCCAGCACCCATCAAAACGCCACAAGGTTGGTTGCACCTGGCGCATGGTGTACGCAATACCGCAGCAGGCTTGCGTTATGTGTTGTATCTGTTCATGACAGATTTGGCAGATATTGGCAAAGTGATATACAAACCTGCCGGATATTTTATGGCGCCGGAAGGCGAAGAACGCATTGGTGATGTGTCCAATGTATTGTTCAGCAATGGTTGGATTGCCGATGAAGATGGCCGTGTATTGATTTATTACGCCTCCTCTGACACCCGCATGCATGTGGCTGTGAGCAGCATCGATCAACTGCTGGATTATGTGATGCATACACCTGCTGACACATTTCGGTCTGCCGGTTCGGTAGCTAATATTTTGTCGCTCATTCAAAAAAACAATGCTCAGGCAGTTGTAGCTGCAACACTCTATGCAAGCGTTTAAACAAGCCATGCTGCAACTGCCACCCTTGTCGCCGCTGCAAGTGGAATTGCTGCATACCTATCATCAGCAATGCATAGCAGAGCTGGATGAGATTGTGGATTGGTGGAGCACACATATGCAAGATGACGCAGGCGTTTTCTATGGCCGCATGACGCATGCCGGCACTATAGAACCTGCGGCAGCAAAGGGGCTGGTGTTATACAGCCGTTTGTTATGGACATACTCAGCAGCATTTGCTTTTCGTAAGAAAAAAGCAGATGCTGCAACCGCACATCGGTTGTATCAATACCTGCGGCAATATTTTTTCGATCAGCAATTTGGCGGGTTTTACTGGAGTGTTGATTGCGAAGGGGAATGTCTCAACGACCGAAAGCAAACCTATGGGCAGGCGTTTGCCTTGTATGCGATAAGCACTTACGCCAGCACTTTTCAATCGGCGGAGGCCACTGCTGTTGCCATGGATGTTTTTCTCCTGATTGAAGGGCGTTGTAAAGATGTACATGCAGGTGGTTACATCGAAGCCTTTGCCCGAAACTTTACTGCCATAGACGATTTGCGCCTGAGCGATAAAGATGCCAATGTGAGTAAATCTATGAATACGCATCTGCACGTACTGGAAGCGTATAGTAGTCTGTATCATGCTACAGGCAATCAGCGGGTACAACAGGCCATCATTGATTTGTTGCATCTTTTTCAGCAGCACATAGTCTCTCCACAGCGTTTTACTCAACACTTATTTTTTGATGTTGATTGGCAGGTTCAATCGCATATCATTTCTTACGGGCATGATATAGAAGCATCATGGTTGCTGCACGAAGCTGCCTGTTGTACAGCAGACAAAGAGCTGATGCAACAGGTTGCATCGTTATCGGTTTCGATGGCAGTAGCTGCAATGAAAGGGGTGGATGACGACGGCGGCATGTGGTATGAACAGCACACGGATACGGGCGTGCTGAACAAAGAGAAACATTGGTGGCCACAAGCAGAAGCCATGGTTGGTTTTATGCATGCCTATTGCATGGGGGGCAATGAGCGGATGCTGGAGCAATCGGTGAAAAGCTGGTTGTATATCCGTAACCATTTGAAATCGGATTCACCTGGTGAGTGGCACTGGGGCATTGATGAAAGCGGTCGTGCCATGCAAGAAGACCGTGCCGGTTTCTGGAAATGTCCGTATCACAACAGCCGTGCCTGTATCGAAACAGCGCAACGCATCGAATGGTTGTTGCATAGGTAGCACAACAGCTTTGCGCATTGTAGTTGAAAAGTATTGAATCAATCAAAAAAAGACTGATGAAATTGTTGAAGGTACTCTACATACAAGTACTCATAGGTATTGTATTGGGCATTGTAGTGGGCTGGCTGTTTCCGGGTTTTCATGAAACTGCTAAGCTCATCAGTGAAACTTTTATCAACATGATAAAAATGGTGATTGCACCAGTCATTTTTTTCACCATTGTATCAGGTATAGCTGGTGCGGGCAATTTGAAACAAGTGGGCCGAATTGGTGTAAAGTCGTTGATTTATTTTGAAGTCATTACCACGATTGCTCTTATCATCGGTTTGGTGGTGGCCAATGTGGTGAAACCTGGTGTTGGTATTACTTACACTGCAACGGCCAATAGTAAAGTGCAACAATACAGTGAGCAGGCTGCTGCCATTCACTGGGGCGAGTTCTTTGCTCACATCGTACCATCAAATATGATAGAAGCGTTTGCTAAAGGCGATATGTTACAGGTTTTGTTCTTTAGTGTGTTGTTCGCCATCGGACTTACCATGATGGGGCAGCAAGGCAAAAGCCTGCTGCACAGTTTTGAAAAAATCAATCAGGTGTTGTTCAATGTGCTCAAAATAATCATGAAACTCAGCCCTATTGGTGCGTTTGGCGGAATGGCATACACCATCGGTAGGTTTGGTTTTGGCTCCTTGGCGTTGTTGGGCAAGTTGTTGGCTACATTTTATATTACGGGTATCTTGTTTGTATTTGTGTTGTTGTATGCAGTGTGCAAATGGTATGGCATTAATCTGTGGCGATTGCTCGGTTATATCAAAGCCGAAATATTGGTGGTATTAGGCGCCAGCAGCAGCGAGGCGGTGTTGCCATCGGTCATGCAAAAACTTACGGCTGCTGGTTGTGAAAAGGAAGTTGTTGGATTGGTCATTCCAACCGGGTATAGTTTCAATTTAGATGGCACTACCATTTATCTAAGCATGAGTGTGATTTTTCTGGCACAGGTGTTTAATATTCCGTTGTCATTGGGGCAGCAGCTTACAGTGTTGGGAATATTACTGCTGACCAGCAAAGGTGCGGCGGGGGTTACCGGCAGTGGCTTTATTGTATTGGCATCAACACTTACTGCACTTAAAGTGATTCCGCTGGAAGGATTAGCCTTGCTCATCGGGGTCGATCGGTTCATGAGTGAGGGGCGTGCAATTATCAATTTTATCGGAAATACAGTTGCTGCGGTTATCATAGCCAAAAGTGAAAATGCCATTGATTGGCCAACCTATAAAAGAGTGGTGGAGGGTAAGCCTCACTTACTGGACTAAAATGTTTTAAACCTCGCGGCATACAAGCCCGGGGTGGTGCCGGTTACTTTTTTAAACACCCGGTTGAAGTTGGGTACACTGTTGAAGCCCGTTTGCCAGGCCACGGCACTTACATTTTCTGTTTGTGCCTGTTGCAGTAGTTTGCAGGCTTCTTGTATGCGCAGCTCCGTTACAAAGTTGATGTAGGTTTTGCGGGTATGCTGTTTGAAATACCGGCAAAAAGCCTGCGGGGTCATGTGAATGATGCGGGCCACATCTGCAATGGCAATGTGTCCGGTATAATGCTGCAGGGTATATTGAATCACGTTGTTGATGCGCTGTCCCGCAGCATCGCTCAGTACCCGCTGACTACCGCCAAAAGCCATTGGCGATTTCGCAGTAGTTAACCCATGCAGCAATGCGATGAGGCTGCTGAGGCGTTTGGCTCCTTCCTCTTTTACTACCTGTTGCAAAAGTTCGGTGAGAGCAACGGTTTGTTTTCCCTGAATACAACAGCCTGCCTGGTATTTAGTCAGCCACTTGTCGATGCTGCGCATTTCGGGTAGTGCCAATAGCGATTGCAGCCCTGCATCGGTACTAAAGAAAACGCTGTACGCTTCTGCGTAAATCTGTTTGCGTTTGGTTTTATTGTTGTGCAGGTCGCTTTTGAATACATGCGGTAGTTGGGCGCCAAAGACAAACAGTTGCCCGGGTTCAAACGGAATGAGCACATTGCCTGCGAGGAGCGTTCCTGTTCCTTTCAGAACGGCGGTGATTTGCCATTCTTTGTGCCGGTGCAGGTGTGGATAAAATGCCGGTAACGCTTCGTGCTGTACATGAATGCTTGCTGCCATCGGGCACTGGTATGGTAAACGGGATAATCTTCATTTCACCAATATAAACGCAAAGTATGCAATGATTGCTAAAACTGGTTAATATCGGTAAATGATTGACCAAGTGCTGCAAACAGCCGAGATGTTATCCGGAATAGTTTTGTGTATCATCTTTTAAAATTCATTTTGCTATGCAACCCCAATGGAACGGTGTTTATCCCGCTATTACAACCAAGTTTACTGCCGGTGATCAACTGGATATGGATTTGTACCTGCACAATATTGATGTGCAAGTAAGCTCCGGTGTAGATGGTATCATTATTGGCGGCTCATTGGGCGAAGCCAGTACCCTGACCGAAGCAGAAAAAGAAGTACTGGTAAAAGAGACACTGAAAGGTTTTGGCAGTAAAATTCCGGTATTGCTGAATGTGGCTGAAGGCAGCACCAGCGAAGCCATTCGTCAGGCGCAACTGGCCGAAAAATGGGGCGCAGATGGCCTGATGCTGTTGCCACCCATGCGCTACAAAAGCGATGACCGGGAAACCCTGTTTCATTTTACTTCGGTGGCTAAAAATACCAGCCTTCCTATTTTGATTTACAACAACCCCGTTGATTATAAAATAGACTGTACACCTGAAATGTTTGATACGTTGCTGCAACACAAAAACATTCAGGCGGTGAAAGAATCAACCCGTGATATTACCAATGTCACAAGACTCATCAATCGTTTCGGCAACGACCTGAAAATATTGTGTGGTGTGGATACCCTCGCCATGGAAGAACTGGTTATGGGAGCACATGGCTGGGTGGCTGGCCTCGTCTGTGCCTTCCCTGCCGAAACGGTATGCATTTACAGGTTGGTTAACGCTGGCCGCATTGCAGAAGCAGCGGCTATTTACCGTTGGTTTATGCCATTGCTAGAGCTCGATATTCATGCCAAGTTGGTGCAATACATCAAGCTGTGCGAAGCCAAAGTGGGCATTGGCAGCGAGTATGTACGTGCACCCCGCCTTACACTGGTAGGTGAGGAGCGTCAGCGTATTGAATCGGTGATCGATAAAGCCCTGGCAGTGCGTCCAACTTTGCCCGATTATTTGTCGATTGCGTTGTAATCTCATTCGTATAAACTGGCCATGTAGGTAGGGGCAATCGCTGTCATTTGCCTACATTGCTGCATCATTCATTAAAATATTTTTCATGAATTATACAGACGCTACCGCTGAACAGATTCATGCCTTAATGGAAGCCGCTTACACGGCTTCTGTTGCGTTTAGAAAAGTGCCGCTACAGCAGCGGGCAGCATTGATGTATGCCATAGCCGATACACTGGAAAATAGCGGCGATGCGTTGATACACACGGCTATGGCCGAAACGCATTTGCCCGAAGCCAGACTGCGTGGTGAAAGAGGCCGGACCATTTTTCAATTGCGTAGCTATGCCGATGCAACGGTGCAGGGCGATTGGCTCGAAGCAAGAATTGACACGGCCAATGCCGAGAAAGTACCTGCGAAACCTGACATCCGAAAAATGCTGGTGGGCATTGGTCCTGTAGTGGTGTTTGGTTCCAGTAATTTTCCTTTTGCATACTCTACTGCTGGTGGCGATACCGCCACTGCTTTGGCAGCAGGTTGTCCGGTGATAGTAAAAGCACATCCGGCGCATCCGCAAACCAGTCAAATGGTTGCCGATATGATACATGCGGCTGTGGCTGCTTGTGGTTTGCCAGCGGCTGTATTTACACACGTGCATGGTGCCTCATTCGAAGTGGGGCAGGCGTTGGTGTTGCATCC
The Phnomibacter ginsenosidimutans genome window above contains:
- a CDS encoding glycoside hydrolase family 130 protein gives rise to the protein MKEKFYSRFAQLTAQHELLLHRPNQASADTNGIVQRYTHPVLTAAHVPLGWRYDLNPKDNPYLMERIAVNAVLNAGAIKWQNKYLLMARVEGADRKSYFAIAESEDGVQGFRFWDTPCVIPETDDPDTNVYDIRLVAHEDGWIYGLFCTERRAKGVPASDQSSAVAQCGIVRTHDLKTWERLPDLITPSPQQRNVVLHPEFVQGKYAFYTRPQDGFIDAGRGGGIGLGFATSMEQAVITEELLLDKKMYHTVYELKNGLGPAPIKTPQGWLHLAHGVRNTAAGLRYVLYLFMTDLADIGKVIYKPAGYFMAPEGEERIGDVSNVLFSNGWIADEDGRVLIYYASSDTRMHVAVSSIDQLLDYVMHTPADTFRSAGSVANILSLIQKNNAQAVVAATLYASV
- a CDS encoding AGE family epimerase/isomerase encodes the protein MQAFKQAMLQLPPLSPLQVELLHTYHQQCIAELDEIVDWWSTHMQDDAGVFYGRMTHAGTIEPAAAKGLVLYSRLLWTYSAAFAFRKKKADAATAHRLYQYLRQYFFDQQFGGFYWSVDCEGECLNDRKQTYGQAFALYAISTYASTFQSAEATAVAMDVFLLIEGRCKDVHAGGYIEAFARNFTAIDDLRLSDKDANVSKSMNTHLHVLEAYSSLYHATGNQRVQQAIIDLLHLFQQHIVSPQRFTQHLFFDVDWQVQSHIISYGHDIEASWLLHEAACCTADKELMQQVASLSVSMAVAAMKGVDDDGGMWYEQHTDTGVLNKEKHWWPQAEAMVGFMHAYCMGGNERMLEQSVKSWLYIRNHLKSDSPGEWHWGIDESGRAMQEDRAGFWKCPYHNSRACIETAQRIEWLLHR
- the dctA gene encoding C4-dicarboxylate transporter DctA, which encodes MKLLKVLYIQVLIGIVLGIVVGWLFPGFHETAKLISETFINMIKMVIAPVIFFTIVSGIAGAGNLKQVGRIGVKSLIYFEVITTIALIIGLVVANVVKPGVGITYTATANSKVQQYSEQAAAIHWGEFFAHIVPSNMIEAFAKGDMLQVLFFSVLFAIGLTMMGQQGKSLLHSFEKINQVLFNVLKIIMKLSPIGAFGGMAYTIGRFGFGSLALLGKLLATFYITGILFVFVLLYAVCKWYGINLWRLLGYIKAEILVVLGASSSEAVLPSVMQKLTAAGCEKEVVGLVIPTGYSFNLDGTTIYLSMSVIFLAQVFNIPLSLGQQLTVLGILLLTSKGAAGVTGSGFIVLASTLTALKVIPLEGLALLIGVDRFMSEGRAIINFIGNTVAAVIIAKSENAIDWPTYKRVVEGKPHLLD
- a CDS encoding AraC family transcriptional regulator, whose amino-acid sequence is MAASIHVQHEALPAFYPHLHRHKEWQITAVLKGTGTLLAGNVLIPFEPGQLFVFGAQLPHVFKSDLHNNKTKRKQIYAEAYSVFFSTDAGLQSLLALPEMRSIDKWLTKYQAGCCIQGKQTVALTELLQQVVKEEGAKRLSSLIALLHGLTTAKSPMAFGGSQRVLSDAAGQRINNVIQYTLQHYTGHIAIADVARIIHMTPQAFCRYFKQHTRKTYINFVTELRIQEACKLLQQAQTENVSAVAWQTGFNSVPNFNRVFKKVTGTTPGLYAARFKTF
- a CDS encoding dihydrodipicolinate synthase family protein; translated protein: MQPQWNGVYPAITTKFTAGDQLDMDLYLHNIDVQVSSGVDGIIIGGSLGEASTLTEAEKEVLVKETLKGFGSKIPVLLNVAEGSTSEAIRQAQLAEKWGADGLMLLPPMRYKSDDRETLFHFTSVAKNTSLPILIYNNPVDYKIDCTPEMFDTLLQHKNIQAVKESTRDITNVTRLINRFGNDLKILCGVDTLAMEELVMGAHGWVAGLVCAFPAETVCIYRLVNAGRIAEAAAIYRWFMPLLELDIHAKLVQYIKLCEAKVGIGSEYVRAPRLTLVGEERQRIESVIDKALAVRPTLPDYLSIAL